One window from the genome of Tolypothrix sp. NIES-4075 encodes:
- a CDS encoding pentapeptide repeat-containing protein, translating to MAIPSVRRSNHQTSSSKEPEKSNFLPLGTKRIAAWVAEITLVVTSGLIPFGMGVYANSRSDLDRVPLNPVLVVTERAIAQPLALPISYGTRNVAWPTNFLWTVALLAPLTVSGWQLYLLAKTGSTIPKRWFGVRVVNDKGAPPGFAAVLVREGIGRWTVPMSVAYLVWRYSFLFPNLSAFTGLIALLWLAEGMGLPSKHEPRRALHDRLAGTYTIDANRPFTPPVLPSSDRASLTQDSEQAIALEYVDRLNLWGRMRQNPSLPLFGVALLSMVAVLGTLVATQVYIQTQETKREADQGKRQQFLALEKQLIPNSTATDEERRSAILAMGTLNNPQAMEFLVSLLAKETNPILLDTIQQALVNIGPEAIPDLKRMNQFLAGEINTNSNSPQDGEMRQTKLHINQRAINKILAVYSSRINSLDLSRTQLGQSSTGNSSNFNLVLNNVDLSGINFKFANLNSASFKSSRFRGAGEDGRWDTYDDSIADLSGAQIKQANLTDANLSRVLMIGTDLRRATLNRANLSNARLVGAKLGSAQLVGADLRGAVLENASLTGADLGEAKLNEANLYAASLSRVIAIGTQLSFANLTKTNWQGSDLSGAYLDRANLSDANLSATRLTGAILRSAQMSNTNLRNADLSLADLRGANLTGADFQGAILAPSKQDPADQFVQTPAMGAQSAVVQGVDFTQVKNLDPKQLAYICTQGGIHPRCP from the coding sequence ATGGCGATTCCAAGTGTGAGGAGAAGCAATCATCAAACCAGCAGCTCAAAAGAACCGGAAAAATCGAATTTTCTACCCTTGGGAACTAAGCGTATTGCCGCTTGGGTAGCTGAAATTACATTGGTAGTTACCAGTGGGTTGATTCCCTTCGGTATGGGTGTATACGCGAATTCTCGAAGCGATCTAGACCGAGTACCACTTAACCCGGTGCTTGTAGTCACCGAAAGAGCGATCGCTCAACCTTTGGCTCTACCTATAAGTTACGGTACGCGAAATGTAGCATGGCCCACTAATTTTTTGTGGACAGTAGCTTTGTTAGCCCCCCTGACAGTATCTGGCTGGCAATTATATTTACTGGCTAAAACTGGTAGCACCATTCCCAAACGTTGGTTTGGGGTTCGGGTTGTGAACGACAAAGGCGCACCTCCCGGTTTCGCGGCTGTTTTGGTGCGAGAAGGAATTGGTCGTTGGACTGTGCCCATGTCCGTAGCTTATCTGGTATGGAGATACAGCTTCTTATTTCCTAATTTAAGTGCTTTTACGGGATTAATTGCTTTGCTCTGGTTGGCAGAAGGGATGGGTTTACCCTCGAAGCACGAGCCTAGGCGGGCACTACACGATCGCTTGGCGGGTACTTACACCATAGATGCTAATCGCCCGTTTACCCCCCCGGTGTTACCGAGTAGCGATCGGGCTAGCTTGACACAAGATTCAGAACAAGCGATCGCCTTAGAATATGTCGATCGGCTTAACCTCTGGGGACGGATGCGGCAAAACCCCAGTCTGCCTTTGTTTGGGGTAGCACTTCTGAGCATGGTTGCCGTGTTAGGAACTTTAGTAGCCACTCAAGTTTACATCCAAACTCAGGAAACCAAGCGCGAAGCCGATCAAGGAAAAAGACAACAGTTTCTCGCACTCGAAAAACAGTTAATTCCCAACTCCACCGCTACCGATGAAGAACGCCGAAGTGCAATTTTGGCAATGGGTACTCTAAATAACCCGCAGGCGATGGAATTTTTGGTGAGTCTGTTAGCTAAAGAAACCAATCCCATTTTACTTGATACGATTCAACAAGCGTTGGTAAATATTGGTCCGGAAGCCATCCCCGATTTAAAACGCATGAATCAGTTTCTTGCTGGTGAGATCAATACTAACAGCAACTCACCCCAAGATGGAGAAATGCGACAAACAAAGTTACATATCAATCAGCGAGCGATTAACAAAATTTTAGCTGTCTACAGCAGTCGAATCAACAGCCTCGATCTGAGTCGCACTCAATTGGGACAAAGCAGCACTGGGAATAGTTCCAACTTCAACTTGGTATTAAACAATGTTGATTTATCAGGAATTAATTTCAAATTCGCAAATCTGAATTCTGCGAGTTTTAAAAGTAGTCGTTTCCGGGGTGCAGGTGAAGATGGACGTTGGGATACATACGACGATTCAATTGCTGATTTAAGTGGCGCTCAAATCAAACAAGCCAATCTTACCGATGCTAATCTCAGCCGCGTTTTGATGATTGGTACTGATTTGAGACGTGCTACTCTCAATAGAGCTAATTTATCCAATGCGCGTTTGGTTGGTGCTAAACTTGGCAGCGCTCAGTTAGTGGGAGCGGATCTGCGGGGTGCAGTTTTGGAAAATGCTAGCTTGACTGGGGCTGATTTGGGCGAAGCGAAATTAAACGAAGCGAATTTGTATGCTGCTAGTCTCAGTCGGGTGATTGCGATCGGCACGCAATTATCTTTTGCCAATTTAACTAAAACTAATTGGCAAGGATCGGATTTATCAGGAGCTTATTTGGATCGCGCCAATCTGAGCGATGCTAACTTAAGTGCGACTCGCCTGACTGGTGCTATATTGCGATCGGCTCAGATGTCTAATACTAATTTGCGAAATGCCGACTTGAGCCTTGCAGATTTACGGGGAGCAAATTTGACTGGCGCTGATTTTCAGGGGGCAATTCTTGCTCCTAGCAAACAAGATCCGGCAGATCAATTTGTGCAAACGCCAGCAATGGGCGCACAATCTGCTGTGGTACAGGGAGTTGATTTTACTCAAGTCAAAAATTTAGATCCCAAGCAACTGGCTTATATTTGTACTCAAGGTGGCATTCATCCTCGTTGCCCTTAG
- a CDS encoding glycosyltransferase, whose protein sequence is MLINKVDETSHLSDKFGKKTQHVFVFLEIFEREGGIQSYVKDIFRAYNKLREPLQAEVFLLRDGSECENPFESEHLKFHYFKNQSPKLGRVKMAAALLKCLLQQRPQQVFCGHINLAVLIQTLCQPLGIPYTVLTYGKEVWEPLKSVERRALTSASGIWTISRYSRDRACAANNINPNIVQMLPCAIDGDKFTPGDKQPELIEKYGLTDAKVLMTVARLWSGDIYKGVDVTIRALPQIAQVFGEVKYLVIGRGDDQPRLAQLALDLGVSSQVVFAGFVPTSQLIEHYRLADAYIMPSQEGFGIVYLEAMACGVPVLSGDDDGSADPLQDGKLGWRVPHRDSDAVAAACLEILQGDDQRCDGEWLREQAIAIFGMEAFQQRLQQLLSIKSQESLVNT, encoded by the coding sequence ATGCTAATCAATAAAGTGGACGAAACATCACATTTAAGTGATAAATTTGGCAAAAAGACTCAGCATGTTTTCGTATTCTTAGAAATTTTTGAACGCGAAGGCGGAATTCAATCGTATGTAAAGGATATTTTTCGAGCTTATAACAAGTTGAGAGAACCCTTACAGGCAGAAGTATTTTTACTGCGAGATGGTTCTGAGTGCGAAAATCCTTTTGAATCCGAGCATTTAAAATTTCATTACTTTAAGAATCAGTCCCCGAAGTTAGGCAGAGTCAAAATGGCAGCAGCATTACTTAAGTGTCTGCTGCAACAGCGCCCCCAGCAAGTTTTCTGCGGTCATATCAATTTGGCGGTACTGATACAAACTCTGTGCCAGCCATTGGGCATTCCTTATACTGTATTAACTTACGGTAAAGAAGTTTGGGAGCCTCTTAAAAGTGTAGAACGTCGCGCCCTAACATCAGCATCTGGGATTTGGACGATAAGTCGCTACAGCCGCGATCGCGCTTGTGCCGCTAATAATATAAACCCTAACATCGTGCAGATGCTACCTTGCGCTATTGATGGAGATAAATTTACACCCGGAGACAAACAGCCAGAATTAATTGAAAAGTATGGTTTAACTGATGCCAAGGTCTTAATGACTGTAGCGCGATTGTGGTCAGGAGATATTTACAAAGGCGTAGATGTAACTATTCGGGCTTTACCGCAAATAGCCCAGGTCTTTGGGGAAGTAAAATACTTGGTAATTGGACGAGGCGACGATCAACCGCGATTAGCCCAGCTAGCATTGGATTTAGGTGTGAGTTCACAAGTTGTTTTTGCTGGTTTCGTCCCCACTTCCCAGCTAATCGAACACTACCGTCTTGCTGATGCCTACATTATGCCCTCCCAAGAAGGCTTTGGCATTGTCTATTTGGAGGCGATGGCTTGTGGAGTGCCGGTGCTATCAGGTGATGATGATGGCTCTGCTGACCCGTTACAAGATGGTAAACTAGGATGGCGAGTACCGCACCGCGATTCAGATGCAGTGGCGGCGGCTTGTTTAGAAATTCTCCAAGGTGATGACCAACGTTGTGATGGCGAGTGGTTGCGAGAACAAGCGATCGCTATATTTGGTATGGAAGCCTTCCAACAGCGGTTGCAACAACTTTTATCAATCAAGAGTCAAGAATCATTAGTCAACACTTAA
- a CDS encoding GDP-mannose 4,6-dehydratase, with protein sequence MTKTALITGITGQDGYYLSHLLLNQGYRVVGLVPPHRQPNLAKLGTLAHQVEIYTVDLRDTLALLTAVEQLRPQEIYNLAAPSFVPDSWNDPLGTLDLITGTATRLLEAVRQVGLSTRFYQASSSEMFGDVDRSPQDEETPFRPKNPYAAAKLHAHWTMVHHRQRYGLFACSGILYNHESPLRAPQFVPRKISLAAASIKLGLSDTLEMGNLDAKRDWGFAGDHVEAMWRMLQVDEPEEYVIGTGKLHSVRELVSAAFECVDLDWTRHVVINTDLLRPDEHFQLVANPTKAKNKLGWLPQVSFEELVQKMVQTDLERLQSGAFALAEPLVEKRAP encoded by the coding sequence ATGACTAAAACAGCCTTAATTACAGGAATTACTGGTCAAGATGGCTACTATCTCAGCCACTTGCTGCTTAATCAAGGTTATCGAGTTGTGGGATTAGTACCCCCCCATCGACAACCAAATTTGGCAAAACTGGGAACCTTGGCACACCAGGTAGAAATTTACACTGTTGATTTAAGAGACACTTTGGCACTGTTGACAGCAGTAGAACAACTGCGTCCCCAAGAAATTTACAATTTAGCGGCTCCCAGCTTTGTACCCGATTCTTGGAACGATCCTCTGGGAACTTTGGATTTGATTACTGGTACTGCTACCAGGCTATTGGAAGCAGTGCGGCAGGTTGGTTTGTCTACGCGATTTTATCAGGCAAGCAGTTCGGAAATGTTTGGGGATGTAGACAGATCGCCTCAAGATGAGGAAACACCCTTTCGTCCGAAAAATCCCTATGCGGCAGCAAAATTGCACGCCCACTGGACAATGGTACACCATCGACAGCGCTATGGTTTATTTGCTTGTAGTGGAATTTTATATAATCACGAGTCGCCTTTACGCGCACCTCAATTTGTGCCGCGCAAAATTTCCTTAGCGGCTGCATCTATTAAATTGGGTTTAAGCGACACCTTGGAAATGGGCAACTTGGATGCCAAACGCGATTGGGGCTTTGCTGGCGATCACGTCGAAGCCATGTGGCGGATGTTACAAGTTGACGAACCCGAAGAATACGTGATTGGCACAGGTAAGCTACATAGTGTTCGCGAGTTAGTTAGCGCAGCTTTTGAGTGTGTCGATCTGGATTGGACGCGCCATGTAGTCATTAACACCGATTTGCTGCGACCGGATGAGCATTTTCAACTAGTTGCCAATCCAACTAAAGCTAAAAACAAACTCGGCTGGCTACCCCAAGTCAGCTTTGAAGAACTTGTACAGAAAATGGTACAAACAGATTTAGAGCGTTTGCAAAGTGGTGCGTTCGCGTTGGCGGAGCCTCTCGTAGAGAAGCGTGCGCCTTAG
- a CDS encoding ATP-binding protein, producing the protein MLSIMKQDHLRVKSDLKLLNQVQQWFENFCLQHLSQLGWSESQLYRLNLALAEGFTNAVRHAHHALPPETTIEIDVSLWIDRLEIRIWDHGKPFNPDAIVEPEPGTLQVGGYGWFLLRRLADSVVYERGADGRNCLLIVKYSQKGQQ; encoded by the coding sequence ATGCTTAGTATAATGAAGCAAGACCATCTGAGGGTTAAGAGCGATCTGAAGCTTCTGAACCAAGTACAACAATGGTTTGAGAATTTTTGTCTGCAACACTTGTCTCAACTTGGCTGGTCAGAAAGCCAACTTTATCGCCTCAACTTAGCATTGGCAGAAGGCTTTACAAACGCGGTTCGTCACGCTCATCATGCTTTGCCGCCGGAAACAACCATTGAGATTGATGTTTCTCTATGGATTGATCGGCTGGAAATTAGAATCTGGGATCATGGAAAACCTTTTAATCCCGATGCGATAGTAGAGCCAGAACCGGGCACTTTGCAAGTAGGGGGATATGGATGGTTTCTCCTGCGACGCTTGGCTGACAGCGTTGTTTACGAACGTGGTGCGGATGGAAGAAATTGTCTGCTCATCGTCAAATATAGTCAAAAAGGGCAACAGTAG
- the petD gene encoding cytochrome b6-f complex subunit IV — protein sequence MGTQKKPDLSDPQLRAKLAKGMGHNYYGEPAWPNDLLYVFPIVMMGTFASIVALAVLDPAMTGEPANPFATPLEILPEWYLYPVFQILRTVPSKLLGVFAMASVPLGMILVPFIENINKFQNPFRRPVATTVFLIGTAVTLWLGIGATFPIDKSLTLGLF from the coding sequence ATGGGAACACAGAAAAAACCCGATCTGAGCGATCCTCAGTTAAGAGCCAAACTTGCCAAAGGCATGGGTCATAATTACTATGGCGAACCTGCTTGGCCCAATGACTTACTGTATGTCTTCCCCATCGTGATGATGGGAACTTTCGCTTCTATTGTGGCGCTAGCTGTGCTAGATCCTGCCATGACAGGTGAACCAGCGAATCCTTTTGCGACACCGTTGGAAATTTTGCCAGAGTGGTACTTGTATCCGGTATTCCAAATTTTGCGGACGGTTCCAAGCAAACTCTTAGGAGTATTTGCGATGGCATCTGTCCCCTTGGGGATGATTCTCGTTCCTTTTATTGAGAACATTAACAAGTTCCAAAATCCATTCCGCCGTCCAGTTGCAACCACGGTGTTCTTGATTGGCACTGCCGTTACCCTTTGGTTGGGTATTGGCGCTACCTTCCCAATTGATAAATCTTTGACTTTGGGATTGTTCTAA
- the petB gene encoding cytochrome b6 has protein sequence MANVYDWFEERLEIQALAEDVTSKYVPPHVNIFYCLGGITLMCFLIQFATGFAMTFYYKPTVAEAYSSVEYLMNEVSFGWLIRSVHRWSASMMVLMMILHTFRVYLTGGFKKPRELTWVSGVILAVITVSFGVTGYSLPWDQVGYWAVKIVSGVPEAIPVVGVLISDLLRGGSSVGQATLTRYYSAHTFVLPWLIAVFMLFHFLMIRKQGISGPL, from the coding sequence ATGGCTAACGTTTACGACTGGTTTGAGGAACGCTTAGAGATTCAAGCGCTGGCTGAAGATGTCACCAGCAAGTACGTCCCTCCCCACGTCAACATCTTCTACTGCTTGGGTGGCATTACCTTAATGTGCTTTCTCATCCAGTTTGCCACTGGATTTGCGATGACGTTTTACTACAAGCCAACAGTAGCTGAAGCTTACTCTTCCGTGGAGTACCTGATGAACGAAGTGAGCTTCGGCTGGCTCATTCGCTCCGTTCACCGCTGGTCTGCCAGCATGATGGTGCTAATGATGATTTTGCATACCTTCCGGGTTTACCTCACTGGTGGATTCAAAAAGCCCCGCGAATTAACCTGGGTAAGTGGTGTCATCCTTGCCGTAATCACAGTTTCCTTTGGTGTAACGGGCTACTCCCTACCTTGGGACCAAGTAGGCTACTGGGCTGTAAAAATCGTTAGCGGTGTACCAGAAGCGATTCCTGTAGTTGGCGTTTTGATTTCCGACTTGCTGCGTGGTGGTTCTAGCGTCGGTCAAGCAACTCTAACTCGCTACTATAGCGCTCACACCTTTGTATTACCTTGGTTAATTGCGGTCTTCATGCTGTTTCACTTTTTGATGATCCGCAAGCAAGGCATTTCCGGTCCTTTGTAA
- the ctpA gene encoding carboxyl-terminal processing protease CtpA, whose product MRFMHKKVFRVGLSLLVAFCLALGLLAQPAAALTDEQKLVSEVWRIVNRTYLDETFNHQNWATVRQEVLKKPLKNSEAAYGAIQRMLKSLDDPFTRFLDPEQYRSLQVNTSGELTGVGLQIALNAQSGKLEVVAPIAGSPADKAGIKPRDRIVKIEGVSTENLTLDEAATKMRGPSGSLVTLLIERDGEGEKEFRLVRSRIALNPVIAELHSSPQGTPIGYLRLTQFNANASMELAHAITNLEKKGAAAYILDLRNNPGGLLQSGIEIARMWLDSGTIVYTVNRQGIQGSFEASGSALTPDPLVILVNQGTASASEILAGALQDNNRAQLVGETTFGKGLIQSLFELSDGSGLAVTIAKYETPNHRDINKLGIKPDKEISQHPISREQIGTQDDLQYQAALDVLSNSLVARRD is encoded by the coding sequence ATGCGGTTCATGCACAAAAAGGTTTTTCGGGTTGGATTGTCACTGCTAGTGGCGTTTTGCTTGGCGCTGGGGCTACTCGCTCAACCGGCGGCGGCTTTGACGGATGAACAAAAGCTAGTATCAGAAGTATGGCGAATTGTCAATCGCACTTATTTGGATGAGACGTTTAATCATCAAAACTGGGCGACGGTGCGGCAAGAAGTTTTGAAGAAGCCGCTGAAGAACAGCGAAGCGGCTTATGGGGCAATTCAGAGGATGCTCAAGAGCCTCGACGACCCCTTTACACGCTTTTTAGATCCCGAGCAGTACCGCAGTTTACAGGTTAATACATCTGGTGAACTGACGGGAGTGGGATTGCAAATAGCGCTTAATGCCCAATCGGGGAAGTTGGAAGTAGTAGCGCCGATCGCTGGTTCACCAGCAGACAAAGCAGGAATTAAACCGCGCGATCGCATTGTCAAAATTGAGGGTGTCTCCACAGAAAACCTCACTCTTGACGAAGCTGCTACGAAGATGCGCGGACCGTCTGGCAGTCTCGTCACTTTGCTGATAGAACGAGACGGAGAGGGCGAAAAGGAATTTAGACTTGTGCGATCGCGCATCGCTCTTAACCCCGTAATAGCAGAATTACATTCTTCCCCCCAAGGTACGCCCATCGGCTACCTTCGCCTAACTCAATTTAATGCCAACGCCTCAATGGAATTGGCACACGCTATTACTAATCTAGAAAAAAAAGGCGCTGCTGCCTACATTCTCGACCTGCGAAATAATCCTGGGGGGTTGCTGCAATCAGGAATTGAAATTGCTCGCATGTGGCTCGATTCAGGCACCATCGTTTACACAGTTAACCGACAAGGCATTCAAGGCAGCTTTGAAGCCTCTGGTTCAGCGCTGACACCAGATCCGCTAGTGATTTTAGTTAACCAAGGAACTGCTAGTGCCAGTGAGATTCTCGCCGGCGCACTGCAAGATAACAATCGTGCCCAACTAGTCGGAGAAACTACCTTTGGCAAAGGCTTAATTCAGTCCTTATTTGAATTGTCAGACGGTTCTGGCTTGGCGGTAACAATTGCTAAGTATGAAACCCCGAACCACCGAGATATAAATAAACTCGGTATTAAACCGGATAAAGAGATTTCCCAACATCCAATTAGCCGCGAGCAAATTGGTACGCAAGACGATTTGCAGTATCAAGCAGCACTGGATGTTTTGAGTAATTCGCTAGTGGCAAGAAGGGATTAG
- a CDS encoding MBL fold metallo-hydrolase → MCPIPQQPNHTVKPAQAVFSWEVSIEENLKSNFTPNNIFAFPPNRDTLGGTSYFIVGNESNILIDCPALDQTNQDFLRSHSGVQYLFITHRGAIGKTAEFQQIFNCEILIQEQEAYLLPGLTVTTFGQEYTLNNTAQVIWTPGHSPGSSCLYYSELGGVLFSGRHLLPNQQGDPVPLRTAKTFHWNRQIKSVKFLLERFTPETLQYICPGANTGFLRGKRFIDKAYQRLANGEWVMGEWGMGS, encoded by the coding sequence ATGTGCCCGATACCTCAACAGCCAAATCATACAGTTAAGCCAGCACAGGCTGTGTTCTCTTGGGAAGTTTCGATTGAAGAAAATCTCAAATCGAACTTCACGCCAAACAACATTTTTGCCTTTCCACCAAATCGGGACACATTAGGGGGAACTTCTTATTTTATTGTAGGAAATGAAAGTAATATCTTGATAGACTGCCCTGCCCTAGACCAAACAAATCAGGATTTTCTGCGATCGCACTCTGGTGTGCAGTACCTGTTCATCACTCATCGAGGGGCGATCGGCAAAACAGCAGAATTTCAGCAAATCTTCAACTGTGAGATTCTCATTCAAGAGCAAGAAGCTTATCTACTACCCGGATTAACCGTCACTACCTTCGGTCAAGAATACACTCTGAATAATACAGCACAAGTGATTTGGACACCAGGACATTCTCCCGGTTCCTCTTGCCTGTACTACAGCGAACTTGGAGGCGTACTATTTTCTGGACGCCATTTACTCCCCAACCAGCAGGGCGATCCAGTACCATTACGGACAGCCAAAACCTTTCACTGGAATCGACAAATTAAAAGTGTAAAGTTTTTGTTAGAACGCTTTACACCAGAAACTCTTCAGTATATTTGTCCTGGTGCCAACACAGGCTTTCTGCGAGGCAAGCGCTTCATAGATAAAGCCTACCAGCGCCTCGCTAATGGGGAATGGGTAATGGGGGAATGGGGAATGGGTAGTTAA
- a CDS encoding site-2 protease family protein, giving the protein MTFWFLLLLGLFTYLMVQRSVANITKTPVWLLWLVLMTPALLLTGWTLMYGAKQTPPPSLIVWPSVICLLLYWLLFQWGRQAPKNTQTEPQTSELQSATHPTAEPVTVRPIEPTEETQLRNCFPWSVYYIQNIEYRPQAVICRGQLRSSPTEAYQKIKANIEAQFGDRFLVIFQEGFNNKPFFILAPNTQAAKADTRNPEQLTRPGLALLLLLGTLVTTTFVGLKMAGVDLATWQSNPINLLKGLPYALALMTILGIHELGHYLTARFYKIRSTLPYFIPMPFFLGTFGAFIQMRSPIPNRKALFDVSIAGPLAGFVATLPLLIWGLAHSHVVPLSEKNGLLNTDALNPKYSILLALLSKLALSSQLTSQSAIDLHPVAIAGFLGLIVTALNLMPVGQLDGGHIVHAMFGQRTAIVIGQVARLLLLLLSLVQSEFFLWAIILLFIPLIDEPALNDVTELDNKRDIWGLAAMVLLVLIILPLPQAIARLLQI; this is encoded by the coding sequence ATGACATTTTGGTTTCTCCTTTTACTGGGACTATTTACTTATCTAATGGTGCAGCGCAGTGTCGCTAATATCACCAAGACTCCAGTGTGGCTGTTGTGGTTGGTGTTAATGACACCAGCATTGCTGTTGACCGGGTGGACGCTGATGTATGGGGCAAAACAAACTCCCCCACCATCGCTAATCGTTTGGCCCTCAGTTATCTGCCTTCTGTTATACTGGCTGTTGTTTCAATGGGGGCGTCAAGCACCAAAAAACACACAGACTGAACCCCAAACCTCCGAATTACAATCGGCTACTCATCCTACCGCAGAACCAGTGACAGTGCGTCCCATTGAGCCAACAGAAGAAACCCAGTTGCGAAATTGTTTTCCCTGGTCTGTATACTACATCCAAAATATTGAGTATCGCCCACAAGCTGTGATTTGCCGGGGACAGTTGCGATCCTCACCGACTGAAGCATATCAAAAAATTAAGGCAAATATTGAAGCACAATTTGGCGATCGCTTCCTAGTAATCTTTCAAGAAGGTTTCAATAACAAACCTTTCTTTATTCTCGCTCCCAACACCCAAGCTGCCAAAGCTGATACACGCAACCCGGAACAGCTAACGCGACCCGGATTAGCGCTTTTACTACTGCTTGGTACTTTGGTAACTACTACCTTCGTGGGACTAAAGATGGCTGGTGTCGATTTGGCAACATGGCAATCTAACCCAATTAATCTGTTAAAAGGATTGCCTTATGCTTTGGCACTCATGACCATTTTGGGCATCCACGAACTTGGTCATTATTTAACAGCTAGATTCTATAAAATTCGCTCGACACTGCCATACTTTATCCCGATGCCGTTTTTCTTGGGAACCTTCGGTGCATTTATTCAAATGCGTAGTCCGATACCCAATCGCAAAGCTTTATTTGACGTTAGCATTGCTGGACCACTTGCAGGCTTTGTAGCGACTTTACCTTTATTAATATGGGGTTTAGCTCATTCTCATGTAGTTCCTTTAAGTGAAAAAAATGGACTGTTAAATACTGATGCGCTCAATCCTAAATATTCCATTTTACTGGCGTTGCTGTCGAAATTAGCGCTATCGAGTCAGTTAACGTCACAATCAGCGATTGATTTGCATCCAGTAGCGATCGCAGGTTTTCTCGGACTGATTGTCACAGCGTTGAATTTGATGCCGGTGGGACAATTGGATGGAGGTCATATTGTCCATGCGATGTTTGGACAAAGAACAGCGATCGTAATTGGTCAAGTTGCTCGTTTGTTGTTGCTGCTACTTTCTTTAGTACAGTCGGAATTTTTCTTATGGGCGATTATCTTATTATTTATACCGCTGATTGATGAACCCGCTTTAAACGATGTCACAGAATTAGATAATAAACGTGACATTTGGGGGTTAGCAGCAATGGTTTTGTTGGTGCTGATTATACTGCCACTACCGCAGGCGATCGCCCGCTTGTTGCAAATATAA
- a CDS encoding phycobiliprotein lyase, with the protein MNIQEFFELSAGKWFSHRTSHHLAFKQSEDGKSDIVIEMLAADHPEVAKLCQQYEIDPKHASCGARVTWNGTMEWDEEKHTGSTVLVTVPNEDNPNEGKLLREMGYAEKAPVAGSYKMGSDDALTLITEYETMWSEERLWFASPNLRMRVSVLKRFGGFSMASFTSEIRMGGTPAAAKVSEAANSASS; encoded by the coding sequence ATGAATATTCAAGAATTTTTTGAATTGAGCGCTGGTAAATGGTTTTCTCATCGTACCAGTCATCACTTGGCTTTCAAGCAATCTGAAGACGGCAAGTCAGATATTGTGATTGAGATGCTAGCAGCAGATCATCCAGAGGTTGCGAAATTGTGTCAGCAGTACGAAATTGACCCAAAACATGCTTCCTGTGGCGCTAGAGTTACCTGGAATGGGACAATGGAATGGGATGAAGAAAAACACACTGGTTCTACAGTGTTGGTTACTGTCCCCAATGAAGACAATCCCAATGAAGGTAAGTTGCTGCGAGAAATGGGTTATGCGGAGAAAGCTCCAGTCGCCGGCAGCTATAAAATGGGCAGTGACGACGCATTGACACTAATTACAGAATACGAAACCATGTGGTCTGAAGAGCGTCTGTGGTTTGCTAGTCCCAACTTACGGATGCGGGTAAGTGTCTTAAAGCGTTTTGGTGGCTTTAGCATGGCTTCTTTCACTTCTGAAATTCGCATGGGTGGTACTCCAGCAGCAGCGAAAGTATCTGAAGCGGCAAACTCAGCGTCAAGTTAA
- a CDS encoding HEAT repeat domain-containing protein has protein sequence MTNLSVQEISSQLESENLGDRMVALANLRHVSNEDAVPLIKKVLDDESLQLRSMAVFALGVKATEECYPILVKILESDPDYGIRADAAGALGYLGDVRAFEPLSRAFYEDTDWLVRFSAAVSLGNIKDPRAHDVLIQALKSEEVVIQQAAIAALGEIKDINSVDHILRFAQSEDWLVRQRLAEALGNLPSAKTVSALKYLEKDNHSHVSEAARISLKRLEQAS, from the coding sequence ATGACAAATCTAAGCGTACAAGAAATTTCCAGTCAGTTAGAAAGTGAGAACTTAGGCGATCGCATGGTAGCGCTTGCCAATTTGCGGCATGTATCCAATGAGGACGCAGTACCTTTAATTAAAAAGGTGTTAGATGACGAATCTCTGCAACTGCGATCAATGGCAGTATTTGCTTTGGGAGTTAAAGCGACAGAAGAATGTTACCCCATTTTAGTAAAAATTTTAGAATCTGACCCCGATTATGGTATACGTGCTGATGCCGCTGGCGCGTTAGGATACTTAGGTGATGTTAGAGCATTTGAGCCGTTGTCACGAGCATTTTACGAGGATACTGACTGGCTAGTGCGCTTTAGTGCGGCGGTTTCCTTAGGTAATATTAAAGACCCCCGCGCTCATGATGTACTGATTCAAGCGTTGAAGAGTGAAGAAGTAGTAATACAACAAGCAGCGATCGCCGCATTGGGAGAAATTAAAGACATTAACTCTGTAGATCATATCCTGCGCTTTGCCCAATCAGAAGATTGGTTAGTACGTCAACGTCTCGCAGAAGCCTTAGGTAATCTTCCCAGTGCCAAGACAGTTTCGGCTTTGAAATACTTAGAAAAAGACAACCATTCTCATGTTTCCGAAGCCGCGAGAATTTCCCTCAAGCGACTTGAACAAGCAAGTTGA